Proteins encoded within one genomic window of Lysinibacillus sphaericus:
- a CDS encoding FixH family protein, whose protein sequence is MKKWILTLLAVPALLVGCGEKKEPATTSTLEEPQMLEVEILTSKEVAINAPIELAAHVTQGKENIDDAIVEFEVWESGKRDEGQMLEGKLEKDGVYKAQTTFDHDGVYYMFAHTTANGIHNMPKQQITAGTPDMTKVIQEDEKANMSMPNQGTDSSEDTEQQENEKNHH, encoded by the coding sequence ATGAAGAAATGGATTTTGACATTGTTAGCTGTACCCGCATTATTAGTTGGGTGTGGGGAAAAGAAAGAACCGGCTACAACTTCCACATTAGAGGAGCCTCAAATGTTGGAAGTAGAAATTTTAACGTCAAAAGAAGTAGCAATAAATGCTCCGATAGAGCTAGCTGCTCACGTTACCCAAGGTAAAGAAAATATTGATGATGCAATCGTAGAATTCGAAGTGTGGGAATCAGGTAAACGCGATGAAGGTCAAATGTTAGAAGGTAAATTAGAGAAAGATGGCGTCTATAAAGCTCAGACAACATTCGATCATGACGGCGTATATTATATGTTTGCTCATACTACAGCTAATGGCATTCATAATATGCCGAAACAGCAAATTACTGCTGGTACACCTGATATGACAAAAGTAATTCAAGAAGATGAAAAAGCCAATATGAGCATGCCAAATCAGGGTACAGATTCATCAGAGGACACAGAGCAACAAGAAAATGAAAAAAATCATCATTAA
- a CDS encoding sensor histidine kinase has translation MKKISTRIWLLIFAFLIITVVFMYVLTDFLYEQLYVEDTESMMIEVGTKLQTMYTSGKVTDEFIADIEHYNNYSNLNIFAVRNPRELSACVPFDIDYETLIGAEEREQLLEGNYVQKIGYEPRFDRQLISVVLPLVDQNRLEGIIYIYFPLAKISELASQEVIFLFLSAFVFLIVMSFFVYKGIQRIMRPLNNLQIAVEQMSYGHYETRVPVKSSDEIGKLSSTFNGMAEAIQREDEVQKTFLATVSHELRTPISYVKGYSEAMQNGIIAEEQKQETIQLIVREANRMERLTNELLQLARMENEQKDIALYPIPLAETLREVRKILMHQAQKKNITLHLNVDDELIVKADEVKLKQIFINIIENAINYSYEQSKVDIVAVENNGNALITIKDDGIGIPLEDLSHVTERFYRVNKARSRADGGSGLGLSIVEQLLKQLHGKIEIESELDKGTKVKITMPLMEE, from the coding sequence TACTGACTGATTTTTTATATGAACAGCTTTATGTGGAAGATACAGAAAGCATGATGATCGAGGTCGGTACAAAGTTACAAACAATGTATACGAGTGGCAAAGTGACAGATGAATTTATTGCTGATATTGAACATTATAATAATTATTCTAATTTAAATATTTTTGCTGTTAGAAATCCACGTGAGCTTAGTGCATGTGTTCCGTTTGATATTGATTATGAAACATTGATAGGTGCAGAAGAACGAGAACAATTGCTAGAAGGTAATTATGTGCAAAAGATTGGCTATGAGCCTCGGTTCGATCGACAACTTATTTCAGTTGTACTGCCTTTAGTAGATCAAAACAGGTTAGAGGGCATTATTTATATTTACTTCCCATTAGCAAAAATCAGTGAGTTAGCAAGTCAAGAAGTCATTTTCTTATTTTTGAGCGCATTTGTCTTTTTGATTGTGATGAGCTTCTTTGTATATAAAGGTATTCAACGTATTATGCGTCCATTAAATAACTTACAAATAGCGGTGGAGCAAATGTCGTATGGTCATTATGAAACACGAGTGCCGGTTAAATCTAGTGATGAAATAGGTAAACTATCCAGCACTTTTAACGGTATGGCGGAGGCTATACAACGTGAAGATGAAGTACAAAAAACATTTTTAGCAACTGTTTCTCATGAATTACGAACACCTATTAGCTATGTAAAAGGGTATAGTGAAGCAATGCAAAATGGTATTATTGCAGAAGAGCAAAAACAAGAGACTATTCAGTTGATCGTGCGAGAAGCAAATCGTATGGAACGTTTAACAAATGAGCTTCTTCAACTTGCTCGGATGGAAAACGAACAGAAGGATATTGCCCTTTATCCGATTCCACTTGCAGAAACATTACGAGAAGTACGAAAAATTTTAATGCATCAAGCTCAAAAAAAGAATATTACGTTGCATCTTAATGTAGATGATGAACTAATTGTCAAAGCGGATGAAGTGAAGCTTAAGCAAATATTTATTAACATTATCGAAAATGCTATTAATTACTCTTATGAACAGTCAAAAGTGGACATTGTGGCAGTCGAAAATAATGGAAATGCACTTATTACGATAAAGGATGATGGCATCGGTATACCGCTGGAAGATTTATCGCATGTGACAGAGCGTTTCTATCGTGTTAATAAAGCGCGTAGTCGTGCAGATGGTGGCAGTGGCTTAGGTCTATCTATAGTGGAACAATTATTAAAGCAGTTACATGGTAAAATTGAAATTGAAAGTGAATTAGATAAAGGTACAAAAGTAAAGATTACGATGCCGTTAATGGAGGAATAG